One Rhodothermaceae bacterium genomic region harbors:
- a CDS encoding efflux RND transporter periplasmic adaptor subunit, which translates to MKRGKLVFIVGAIVVAGIVVLAIVLSQLRSSTSEPTSERVLPFVTTVAPTAHEGRVTIRGNGTVRPLREVTLVAEVAGKVTWVADEFVTGGAFRQGQEILRIDSTDYANAVTVAQAEVTQRQFDLLRAEEEMEISKEEWELLESRTGIQRPADSTELGSLVFKEPHWKAAVAQLQGAQARLQDAEARLKRTRITAPYNGRLRTKGADLGQFVGPGHVIAFFYGTDVVEISVPIAGRDITLLGDLLTGGTGATHARLLARNADGEHEWTGSIHRTEGTLDESTRTLNVIVRVQKPYESSDVRPPLLVGTFVTAFLEGRHFDQYYTLPRETLREGDVVWVVREDRLYVQPIEIIQEVEDTLYVLNGITDHDQVVTNMLNAITDGMRVRTEMD; encoded by the coding sequence ATGAAGCGGGGAAAGCTCGTATTTATTGTGGGTGCCATCGTTGTTGCAGGCATCGTAGTCTTAGCCATCGTATTATCACAACTGCGCTCCAGTACTTCAGAACCAACGTCGGAGCGAGTCCTTCCTTTTGTCACCACCGTCGCACCTACCGCGCACGAAGGGCGTGTCACGATACGCGGCAATGGAACGGTTCGACCACTGCGGGAAGTGACACTTGTCGCTGAAGTTGCAGGGAAGGTCACTTGGGTAGCAGACGAATTTGTCACCGGTGGAGCCTTCCGTCAGGGTCAGGAGATTCTCAGGATAGATTCCACCGATTATGCCAACGCGGTCACCGTCGCGCAGGCTGAGGTAACGCAGCGACAATTCGATTTGCTGAGAGCTGAAGAGGAGATGGAGATTTCAAAGGAGGAATGGGAACTTCTGGAGAGTCGAACGGGCATACAGAGACCGGCCGACAGCACTGAACTCGGTAGCCTTGTCTTCAAGGAGCCGCATTGGAAGGCTGCAGTCGCACAACTTCAAGGAGCTCAGGCACGGTTGCAAGATGCCGAAGCGCGTCTGAAGCGAACACGTATCACCGCCCCATACAACGGACGTTTGCGAACTAAGGGAGCGGATTTGGGGCAGTTTGTTGGGCCGGGACATGTAATCGCCTTCTTTTATGGGACAGATGTCGTTGAGATCAGTGTTCCCATCGCAGGCCGCGACATCACGCTCCTCGGCGACTTGCTAACTGGTGGAACCGGGGCTACACATGCCAGACTTCTTGCCCGTAATGCCGATGGGGAGCATGAATGGACCGGAAGCATTCATCGCACGGAAGGGACCCTAGATGAGTCTACGCGAACACTCAATGTGATCGTCCGTGTACAGAAACCCTACGAAAGCAGTGATGTGCGCCCGCCCCTTCTGGTGGGAACGTTTGTTACTGCATTCTTGGAAGGTCGGCACTTTGATCAATACTACACGCTGCCACGCGAAACCCTTAGAGAAGGTGATGTGGTCTGGGTTGTTCGTGAGGACCGCCTGTATGTGCAACCCATAGAGATCATCCAAGAAGTGGAGGACACCCTCTATGTTCTAAATGGGATCACGGACCATGACCAGGTGGTCACCAATATGCTCAACGCCATAACCGATGGCATGCGTGTACGGACCGAAATGGATTAG